One stretch of Mangifera indica cultivar Alphonso chromosome 9, CATAS_Mindica_2.1, whole genome shotgun sequence DNA includes these proteins:
- the LOC123224755 gene encoding sorting nexin 2A-like, which translates to MMGSDNQGFEEAHLFASREEMENLVLDDDSTTTTSKSYSSYRSATSLSPSILATPADSDPLLSPSPYLNARDHNNNHNHHSSYIEPPSYADVIFSPFDQNSGNENNTGNQINGIESTNQFPESPISPPSSSDYLRITVSNPQKEQETSNSLVPGGNTYVTYLITTRTNIPEFNRSEFSVRRRFRDIVTLSDRLAESFRGFFIPPRPDKSVVESQVMQKQEFVEQRRVALEKYLRRLAAHPVIRKSDEFKLFLQVQGKLPLPTSTDVASRMLDGAVKLPKQLFGESTAVVAPHEVIQPAKGGRDLLRLFKELKQSVANDWGGSKPPVAEEDKEFLENKERMNDLEQQLSNASQQAEALVKAQQDMGETMGELGLAFIKLTKFETEEAIYNSQRARAADMKNVATAAVKASRFYRELNAQTVKHLDTLHEYLGLMLAVHSAFSDRSSALLTVQTLLSELSTLQLRAEKLEAASSKIFGGDKSRIRKIEELKETIRVTEDAKSVAINEYERIKENNRNELERLDRERRTDFLNMLKGFVVNQVGYAEKIGNVWAKVAEETSGYGDDST; encoded by the exons atGATGGGCTCGGACAACCAGGGCTTCGAGGAAGCCCATCTTTTCGCCTCACgagaagaaatggaaaatctCGTTCTCGACGACgactccaccaccaccaccagtAAATCTTATTCGAGTTACCGTAGCGCCACGTCATTATCCCCGTCGATCCTCGCGACTCCTGCCGACTCCGATCCCTTGCTCTCACCTTCACCGTACCTTAACGCACGGGACCATAACAACAACCACAATCATCACTCTTCTTACATCGAGCCTCCGTCTTACGCTGATGTCATATTTAGTCCCTTTGATCAAAACAGCGGCAACGAAAACAACACTGGCAACCAGATCAACGGCATCGAAAGCACCAATCAATTCCCTGAGTCTCCTATCTCACCTCCTAGTAGCTCCGATTACCTCAGAATCACCGTGTCAAATCCGCAGAAGGAACAGGAAACGTCCAATTCGCTGGTGCCTGGTGGTAACACTTATGTGACCTATTTAATTACCACACGAACTAACATACCTGAATTCAACAGATCTGAGTTCAGTGTTCGTAGACGGTTCCGTGATATTGTTACGTTATCTGATCGGTTAGCGGAGTCTTTTAGGGGGTTTTTTATCCCTCCCAGGCCTGATAAAAGTGTTGTGGAGTCTCAGGTGATGCAAAAACAGGAATTTGTTGAGCAAAGGCGAGTGGCATTGGAGAAGTATTTGAGGAGACTCGCAGCACATCCTGTTATCAGAAAGAGCGATGAATTTAAACTGTTTTTGCAGGTGCAGGGGAAATTACCATTGCCTACGAGTACAGATGTGGCATCAAGGATGCTGGATGGGGCGGTGAAGCTGCCAAAGCAATTGTTTGGAGAGAGCACGGCTGTTGTGGCGCCTCATGAGGTGATCCAGCCTGCGAAAGGTGGAAGAGATTTATTGAGGTTGTTTAAGGAGTTGAAGCAGTCTGTTGCTAATGATTGGGGTGGGTCAAAGCCCCCTGTGGCTGAGGAAGATAAAGAATTTCTTGAGAATAAAGAAAGGATGAATGATCTTGAGCAACAACTCAGCAATGCTTCTCAACAA GCTGAAGCTCTTGTAAAGGCTCAACAAGATATGGGAGAAACAATGGGAGAACTAGGATTGGCCTTCATTAAACTAACCAAATTTGAAACTGAGGAGGCAATTTACAACTCACAAAGAGCACGGGCTGCTGACATGAAGAATGTTGCAACTGCTGCTGTTAAGGCAAGTAGGTTCTATCGGGAATTGAACGCACAGACTGTCAAGCATTTG GATACCCTCCATGAATATCTTGGGCTTATGTTAGCCGTCCACAGTGCATTCTCAGACCGCTCAAGTGCCCTGTTGACAGTGCAGACTCTCTTATCAGAATTGTCCACATTGCAGTTGAGAGCTGAGAAGCTTGAGGCTGCCTCATCGAAAATATTTGGTGGTGACAAGTCACGTATTCGCAAGATAGAGGAGCTCAAAGAAACTATAAGAGTTACTGAAGATGCCAAAAGTGTTGCAATTAACGAATATGAACGAATCAAG gAGAATAACAGGAATGAACTTGAAAGGCTTGACCGAGAAAGGCGTACTGACTTCTTGAACATGCTGAAGGGGTTTGTAGTTAATCAG GTGGGGTACGCGGAGAAAATTGGTAATGTATGGGCAAAGGTGGCGGAGGAGACAAGTGGATACGGAGACGATAGCACTTAA